The genomic interval GAACAAAATCTAGTCAACAAGTTTCAGTTaggaaaaaaaggggaaaaaatggTGTGTCTTAATATAATTAACGGCAATTCCTTGTTAATATACGACTTTTATTTCTCctgtaataatttaattgctGTCTTGTTATGATTTTAGTATTGTTGGttccaacattaattattgattaacaCTGGCAGACGAGCAGATTGGTCACGATGGCGATCATGTATCGATTAGTGTTGATGACATACTTGATGAAGTACCTGATGAATTATATCTTCCTACAATCCCAAAAGTACCTGAGCATCTACATAGTGTGGATGTAAAAGCCTATGAACCAGAAATGATAGCAATCGGTCCTTTTACCTACGAGCTCCGCTCTCAAAATCGCTTGAAAGGGATGGAAGAGCACAAAAAGCGATATCTGAAGAAGCTTCTCGAGCGAAGAGGGGAGGAGCTTGCAAGAACCCTTGTCTCGGACATGAGAAACTTAGAAGAGGAAGCTCGTAAATGTTATTCAGAACGAGTGAGTCTTACTTCACACGAGTTCGTGGAAATGATGCTCCTTGATGCTTGCTTTATCGTTGAGCTATTTCGTTACACAGCGCTAAACAACGGGGACGACCGTAATGACCCTATTTTCAGGATAATTTGGATCTCTAGGAAACTGGGCCGTGATTTGTTGTTAGCTCAGAATCAACTTCCCTTGTTCGTTCTTCAGAAGGTTTATGACAGGACTACGACACCCGGCGATAAAGATTTCCATgatatgattttcaaattcttcagTTATGTATTTGAACAGGCACCAGCACCGACGGGCGGCGCACTAAATGCCGGCGAAGAAATAGAGCATCTACTGGACTTcatatacaaaaatttatggaTAGCTCGTCCAAACATTCAGCAAGTACAAAATGAGCAAGTACAAAATGAGGAGTTCATACGGATACGATGTGCCACAGAGCTCCAAGAGGCTGGAATCAAGTTCGAGAAGATGCCGGAGACAGAAATGCACAAGTTGCCAAAGGCACCAATCTTGTTTGAAGAGGCTAAGggaataatgaaaatatcagAATTGACTATTGATAATGAGACCGGGTCCTTACTCCGAAATCTGACTGTTTATGAGCAGTACCAAAATGCACGGTATGGTCCTCTCGTTAGTTTTTTAGATGTCATGGACGGTCTCATCAATACCGCAAAGGATGTGAAAATACTTTGTGAGAGCAGGATTCTTACTAACTATTTAGGTGACGAAGAAGTGGTTGCCCGGATGTCCAATAGGCTTGGAGTTTCTGTCTGTCTCCCGCCTGAgaataattacaaagaaaTGCTCAAGAATGTGAACAAGTACTGTGACAGAAAATGCAACAAGTGGATGGCGAACTTATGGCACAATTATTTCAATACTCCATGGGCAACCATTTCTTTCTTCGCTGCACTTGTACTGCTTATACTTACCGCCGTACAAACCGTGTTCTCAGTTCTAGCTTATTTCCAGTAATCATGCTTGGGGGAGGGCCTTGTCTTATGAATAAGCTCGGTTTCATGAATGTGGGACAATATTGTAGTGTATTGTATTAAGATGCTTTGTGATGTACTGTATCAAATAACAGTAGAAACAGTTAAAAGCAGCAAAAGTAGCAAATGAGTGCAGCTTAAAGTGACAAAAATACATGAACATAAAAACAGAGGCTAGTAGGCTATGGTGAAGAGCAGCAGGAAATCCTATCTACAACTAGCAATGCCAATATGCCATGATCAAGAAAGAACCTAACAATTAGATCGATATTGCAAGGGCTGTCATCATCAGATGCGattgttgatgcgagattctggttatcctcgttctacgaccagggactctgctcgatcaacttcaccacgaccaggatctctcctcgtaaagcttcttctccagaggttcctgcgcacacagacaggtcagagtacgccggttgttttcccgacgcaaaccctccgacgctcaagtcagatatgaaggttcggggaacgcttgccacaaatcttatggctgttaggttgttttctctcttttcttagttcaaatagcaaaaaatctaacccttttaccttcgttggctacctttttataggcttcctctgagtCCCGGTTTTCCGCAGTTTACGCCCGTTGTTCTCCCCACGCTCGGATGTGGATGTCCCATTATCTTCATGATGGGCGAATGGAGATGGACCTCGTGCCTTGATTCTCGGATAGGAAGGCACGTCTCGCCAACTGccgttgaccgggtctcctcgcctcgaACCCTAGCGGGAGTGACCCTATGCCTCTAGCAAGGGTTCCGCCTCGCGAATGGCATATtcgtggacgagcagaatATTCATGCTCCTGTTCCCTTGCTACCTGGCTCTTACAGGAGACACCTGCTCGCAGAATTCTGCCACCAAACATCTGCTCATCACATCTGGTCTCACCGAAGTATTTCCCTTAAACActggtcccccagtttctggtgttgggtaatgtaatggaccagcagtagaaactcAGTGGTTCTTGGTCGCGTGGGACtggaaaaggctgccaagGAAAATGCCCAAGGGGTGGAGCCAATCGTGATTGAGGAGGAAAGCTCTCCTCCTCATGCAATCCCTGCTGATGTTGGCGAGGCGAGCACCCCCCGGACGCAACTGGTGATACCCCCCCTGCACCTAAGGAGGCCCAGCCCGTCGACGCTGCTCGGCTTACTGATCCACCATCTTCTTGATGTATTTCTTGTCTTGTAATGAACCATGTTTGTGAAGATTCTCTCCtctgttaattattaacaaattaaaaaaaattttttgattaatttcttgTGTTGTAATCATGAGTTATTTTTCGTTTGAGAATCTGCTCGTCTTCGTCTGATTGAGCAAGTTCTGGCTTGGCATATGGTTTCGCCACATGCCTtggaaaattcttcaatgcttgagattctgctcgccttcgcgtagtcgagcagatcctggcatgtttggcttctgtctcgccataaaacaggctttgagacttggtgagccattgcatgccttagtgacttcttcgatgcttggggattctgctcgccttcacgtggtcgagcagatcctggcatgcttggcttctgtctcgtcataaaacaggctttgagacttagtgagcctttgcatgccttagatgatttcttcaaagcttgggactctgctagccttctcgtggccgagcagatcatggcatgcttggcttctgtctcgccataaacaggctttgagacttgtcgagcctttgcatgtcttagaaattttttcgGTTCCCAGTGACTGAATTTCCTCGACATTCTATCAATTGCAGGATTCAACTTACATGGAATTGtttcttcataaaataaataacggCAAATACTAACagaaagaacttgaaaatatCAATGACTCTTACTGGAAATATTTCCTGAGAtgtgctgcgttccatgggcgCTTCACCTCGTGGCCGTCCATGCGAACCAGCTTGTACGCTCCTGGTCCAACTAGCTGCTTGACTCTATATGGTCCCTCCCAATTCGGACCGAGCACTCCTTGAGTCGAGTTTTTGGTGTTCTGATTTACTCTCCTTAACACCCAATCTCCGACCTTGATCTGCGGTACAGTCaccttctggttataataCCGGGCAACCCTCTGCTGGTAAATGACTGATCGCTCGGCTGCTTGCTCCCTTTTTTCCGTCAGCAAGTCCAAATTCAAACACATctgctcgtcgttttcttgctcGTTGAAATGATCTGTTCGGTGTGTGGTCGTTCCTATCTCAGCTGGTATGACCGCTTCATGTCCGAAAGCCAAGGCGAACAGTGTCTCTCCCGTTGCTGTCTTATGGGTTGTCCTGTATGCCCATAGTACGCCTGATAGCTCATCAACCCAAGCACCTTTCTTTGCTCCAagcctggttttcaaaagCCTCTTGATGGttttgttggctgcttctacttgtccattcgattgggggtgagcaggcgagcaatacttcagctctatcccgaggttccggcagaaatccctgaagccgtgattatcgaactgcctgccattatccGTTACCAAGGCATAAGGGATCCCGTACcgacagaccaggtttctccacacgaagtctgtcgttttcttctctgtaatcctgctaagggcttcgacctctatccacttcgtgaagtaatctatagcAACTATTGCATGCGTTGCTGCTCCTCGTCCCTTTGGCAGCGGGCCGATCAGATCAATCCCCCATTGAGCAAATGGCCAAGGGGAGGCCATGGAGGTGAGTTTCTCTGGGGGTTGGTTGGAGAAACTTGCAAAACTCTGGCAACTTACACAGCTCCTGGTCTTCTCCTGTGCATCCTGGTGCATTGTTGGCCAGAAATATCCTTGCCTTAGAACCTTGTGGGCCAGTGACCTCCCACCAGAATGATTCCCTcaaattccttcatgtacTTCTCTCAGTACGTAATCCGAGTTGTCCTCATCCAAACATCGAAGGAAAGGTAGTGTATACCCTCGCCGATACAGTACCCCATCAATCATCGTGTATCTCGAGGCCTGGGCTCTAACCTTCCGAGCTCGCAGCTTATTTAGTGGTAATACCCCGTCTCTGAGGTATGAAATTATCGGGTCCATCCATGAGCATTTTTGCTCTATCCGCAGCACCCCCAAATTCTACTCGATGTTAGGGCTGGACTTCACCTCCAAAAGGACCGACTTTGGTATTTTTTGGTCGACTACTGCTGCCATCCTGGCCAAAATGtctgctcgactattctgctccctggggatttgtatcacctccacTGCTTCAAATTTCCCCATCATCTGCCTGACTATCTTCAGGTACTGTTccatcttctcttctcttggttgaaatctttcactgacatgGTTCGCAACCAGCTGGGAATCAGTCTTAATCTTAACTCTGTCTGCTTTCACGGCCTTAGCCAATTCCAAACCTGTGATCAAGGCTTCATACTCTACCTGGTTATTTGTGGCTGCAAATTCTaactttacagcataagagatctcctcTCCCTCAGGGCCTTCCAATACAATCCCTGCTCCCCTGACGACCCATCCACAGACATCTGCCATACTTGAGCTTCGTCACTGTCTGTAACTACATCTTGTTGGTCTAAACATACTTCAGGCTCTGTGAATTCTGCTACGAAGTCGGCCATTGCCTGAGCCTTTACCGCTGCTCGGGGTTTGTAGTCTATGTCGAACTCGCTCAGCTCTATAGCCCACTTGACGAGCCGACCAGAAGCATCTGGCTTGTGCAGAGTTTGACGCAA from Citrus sinensis cultivar Valencia sweet orange chromosome 9, DVS_A1.0, whole genome shotgun sequence carries:
- the LOC102609055 gene encoding UPF0481 protein At3g47200-like codes for the protein MIAIGPFTYELRSQNRLKGMEEHKKRYLKKLLERRGEELARTLVSDMRNLEEEARKCYSERVSLTSHEFVEMMLLDACFIVELFRYTALNNGDDRNDPIFRIIWISRKLGRDLLLAQNQLPLFVLQKVYDRTTTPGDKDFHDMIFKFFSYVFEQAPAPTGGALNAGEEIEHLLDFIYKNLWIARPNIQQVQNEQVQNEEFIRIRCATELQEAGIKFEKMPETEMHKLPKAPILFEEAKGIMKISELTIDNETGSLLRNLTVYEQYQNARYGPLVSFLDVMDGLINTAKDVKILCESRILTNYLGDEEVVARMSNRLGVSVCLPPENNYKEMLKNVNKYCDRKCNKWMANLWHNYFNTPWATISFFAALVLLILTAVQTVFSVLAYFQ